Proteins from a single region of Mytilus trossulus isolate FHL-02 chromosome 2, PNRI_Mtr1.1.1.hap1, whole genome shotgun sequence:
- the LOC134705557 gene encoding uncharacterized protein LOC134705557, with protein sequence MEHLLLYRIVVLVLLIAGFVLCFLSLILPYWIRFNTDFVSGYQGLFFICIYNHGGSVPCSNIMDSKLNVYGSYKIPQVFMSIGFSFYFICVVLASLTFFWTRDLKKIRGIKFAAASFAFLTAICLVVAVVVFHNYHDKETKTITYGWYIAVISLGCVTLACPCYIVDGCHTIKQKDEKVSTTNTAPCPTALTVYERQKLIDGFNSPCPTALTVYQRQKLIDGFNDQMSKQQSQLPEPLGLKGKFAVLYGVTTLELPPPRPITTDDSDDDTYKLRPMKTLKQAMVVPPVSGYSFKTINDYDNNEESFVHPPPKIVSSDSPLKDILRRNLQTHSGYDSDVSRQSSCYSLESGQIDDSDLEIYLLTKGSRSNMGSDKDRPPSREAFGKRKIKTKHKVSSRIVDGKNVTDIAHEGLPTIHIIGPDRESSDYKEPNPLGSSSALPREDEVLLPSEAENDDDTYYKANKKSASTRLSRRHKQEHDNEAYAKSDDEIYRARYGTRSPYTEKKDAHREMGEYDDKPQKSRKKSSKSKKHRSRKERREGESPMSLRDVNTTKEDKSNKSTAKGDDVYNKGVEVSTGLPKENTNYSDQTVDRSSKRIDQSENRHVEKSEEQVFEKKKYDKHDADRTKSHDQLYDDEGNKITYNQKNDKKTKKRHSSKKKHTKPYVGTNLTYDKVDTDLVNGGCDHTAQIQQDETFALVEQILKIE encoded by the exons GGAGTTACAAGATTCCGCAAGTGTTTATGAGCATCGGGTTTTCTTTCTACTTCATCTGTGTTGTTTTGGCCTCTTTGACATTCTTCTGGACACGTGACCTGAAAAAAATAAGAGGAATCAAGTTTGCTGCTGCATCATTTGCTTTTCTTACAG cGATTTGCTTGGTAGTCGCTGTTGTTGTATTCCACAACTATCATGACAAAGAAACTAAAACTATAACTTATGGATGGTATATTGCAGTTATAAGTCTTGGTTGTGTAACTTTAGCCTGTCCATGTTATATTGTTGATGGTTGTCATACTATCAAACAAAAAGACGAAAAAGTTTCGACAACAAATACAGCTCCCTGTCCTACTGCTCTCACTGTCTATGAAAGACAGAAATTAATAGATGGCTTTAATAGTCCCTGTCCTACTGCTCTCACTGTCTATCAAAGACAGAAATTAATAGATGGCTTTAATGATCAAATGTCAAAACAGCAAAGCCAGTTACCGGAACCACTTGGATTAAAAGGTAAATTTGCTGTCTTATATGGTGTAACAACCTTAGAACTCCCTCCACCAAGACCAATAACAACTGATGACAGCGATGACGATACTTATAAATTAAGGCCaatgaaaactttaaaacaagCAATGGTTGTTCCACCGGTTTCTGGGTATAGCTTTAAAACGATAAATGACTATGATAACAACGAAGAAAGTTTTGTTCATCCACCTCCGAAAATTGTCAGTTCAGATTCTCCTCTTAAAGACATTTTACGCAGAAACTTACAAACTCATTCCGGTTATGACAGTGATGTATCTAGACAATCTAGTTGTTATAGTTTAGAGAGTGGCCAGATTGATGATAGTGACCTTGAAATCTATTTGCTCACAAAAGGTTCTAGGTCAAATATGGGAAGCGATAAAGATCGTCCTCCAAGTCGTGAAGCATTCGgtaaaaggaaaattaaaacaaaacataaagttTCTTCACGAATTGTTGACGGAAAAAATGTTACAGATATCGCACATGAAGGATTACCCACTATACATATCATTGGTCCAGACAGAGAGTCAAGTGACTATAAAGAACCCAATCCTTTAGGTTCATCAAGTGCACTACCAAGAGAAGATGAAGTACTATTACCATCTGAAGCTGAAAATGATGACGACACATATTACAAGGCTAATAAGAAATCAGCATCTACACGATTGAGCAGACGTCATAAACAAGAACATGACAATGAGGCTTATGCAAAATCAGACGATGAAATTTACAGAGCAAGATATGGTACACGTTCTCCATACACGGAAAAGAAAGATGCACATCGAGAAATGGGGGAATATGATGACAAACCACAAAAATCTCGAAAGAAATCTAGTAAGAGCAAGAAACATCGCAGTAGAAAAGAACGTAGGGAAGGAGAAAGTCCAATGTCTCTCAGAGATGTAAATACAACAAAAGAAGACAAATCGAACAAATCAACCGCAAAAGGGGATGATGTATATAATAAAGGCGTTGAAGTAAGTACAGGACTaccaaaagaaaatacaaattattcgGACCAGACAGTAGATCGCTCTAGTAAGCGCATAGACCAAAGCGAAAATCGGCATGTCGAAAAATCTGAAGAACAGgtctttgaaaaaaagaagtACGACAAACATGATGCAGACAGGACAAAAAGCCATGATCAACTGTATGACGATGAAGGAAACAAAATCACCTACAAccaaaaaaacgacaaaaaaacaaagaaacgccATTCAAGTAAAAAGAAGCATACTAAACCCTATGTCGGTACCAATCTTACATATGACAAGGTTGACACAGATTTGGTCAACGGTGGTTGTGATCATACAGCTCAAATACAGCAAGATGAAACATTCGCATTGGTAGAACAAATACTGAAAATCGAATAA